In Levilactobacillus brevis, a single genomic region encodes these proteins:
- the yicI gene encoding alpha-xylosidase, whose protein sequence is MKFTNGYWLDRPQYQIESPREVFDYKKTDKELTLYAPFKFINERGDELNLGMSTINLTSPIEGVIGVKLTHFDQDTKGPSYEINNQNPDVAITTGDKELTYKSGDLTARIPFKSAFQLDFLHGDHLLTQSLDKAQGVIHDKSTNIDYMREQLSVGVEDKVYGLGERFGNFVKNGQEVRIDNQDGGTASEQSYKNIPFYLTDAGYGVFVDQPQPVDFEITSENVDRVQFSTEGQSLQYYVIYGPTPQEILHRYTELTGQMQLPPAWSFGLWLTTSFTTDYSEKTVLKFIDGMKEHNIPLDVFHFDCFWQKGFEWSNMEWDRDEFPDPEGLIKKIHDRGIKVCVWLNPYIAQKGKMFEEGKKKGYFVKREDGNIWQWDLWQAGNAFVDFTNPEATKWYKSKLKALLDMGVDCFKTDFGERIPVDDAVFFDGSDPKREHNYYTLQYNKAVFETIQEVKGEDEAVVFARSATVGSQKYPLHWGGDALSNFKNMSDTLHGGLSFLSSGFAFWSHDIGGFEDGPDTPTPDLYKRWTQFGLLSSHSRYHGSNVYRVPWNFDDEAVDNTRKFVNLKLSLMPYLYTQAAHDTAYGNPVMRPMWFEFQDDLSTHTLDNQYMFGSQLLVAPVFNHEGHVNLYLPAGKWTSIIDDNEFYDIKDGKWLSLNYDELSLPVLARDNTILLRNPKAVHADYDFTKDLDIHLFDMHEGTTSTTVVDQKGHDAGKVTVERHGNELKVSATGLTGSNTILVHENGKVTKAALSGDTVTINL, encoded by the coding sequence ATGAAGTTTACGAATGGCTACTGGCTAGACCGACCACAATACCAAATTGAATCACCACGTGAAGTCTTCGACTATAAGAAGACGGATAAAGAATTAACGCTCTACGCACCCTTCAAGTTCATTAACGAACGGGGCGATGAACTTAACCTTGGGATGAGTACGATTAACCTGACTTCTCCCATTGAAGGTGTCATCGGTGTCAAGCTGACCCACTTCGATCAGGACACTAAGGGCCCTTCCTACGAAATCAACAATCAAAACCCTGACGTTGCCATCACCACTGGTGACAAAGAATTAACCTACAAGTCAGGTGACTTGACTGCCCGGATTCCATTTAAGAGTGCTTTCCAACTCGACTTCTTACACGGCGACCACCTGTTAACTCAATCGCTGGACAAGGCCCAAGGGGTCATTCACGACAAGTCAACGAATATTGACTACATGCGTGAACAACTCTCCGTTGGTGTGGAAGACAAGGTTTACGGTTTAGGTGAGCGCTTCGGGAACTTTGTTAAGAACGGCCAAGAAGTTCGCATCGATAACCAAGATGGTGGGACTGCTTCCGAACAATCTTACAAGAACATTCCATTCTACTTAACGGATGCTGGCTACGGGGTCTTCGTTGACCAACCACAACCCGTTGACTTTGAAATCACTTCAGAAAACGTTGACCGGGTTCAATTCAGTACTGAAGGTCAATCTCTTCAATACTACGTGATCTACGGCCCAACACCACAAGAAATCTTGCACCGTTACACTGAATTAACCGGTCAGATGCAATTACCACCAGCATGGTCATTCGGTCTCTGGTTGACGACATCCTTTACCACTGATTACAGTGAAAAGACTGTCTTGAAGTTTATCGATGGGATGAAGGAACACAACATTCCATTGGATGTCTTCCACTTTGACTGCTTCTGGCAAAAGGGCTTCGAATGGTCCAACATGGAATGGGACCGCGACGAATTCCCTGATCCAGAAGGCTTAATCAAGAAGATTCATGACCGGGGCATCAAAGTTTGTGTCTGGTTGAACCCATACATCGCCCAAAAGGGTAAGATGTTTGAAGAAGGCAAGAAGAAGGGCTACTTCGTTAAACGCGAAGATGGCAATATCTGGCAATGGGACCTCTGGCAAGCCGGCAACGCCTTCGTTGACTTCACCAACCCTGAAGCAACCAAGTGGTACAAGAGTAAGTTAAAGGCCCTGCTTGACATGGGTGTTGACTGCTTCAAGACCGACTTTGGTGAACGGATTCCAGTTGACGATGCTGTCTTCTTCGATGGCTCTGATCCTAAGCGCGAACACAACTACTACACCCTGCAATACAACAAGGCCGTCTTCGAGACGATCCAAGAAGTTAAGGGTGAAGATGAAGCGGTTGTCTTTGCACGTTCCGCAACGGTTGGTTCCCAGAAGTACCCATTACACTGGGGTGGTGACGCCTTATCTAACTTCAAGAACATGTCCGATACCTTACATGGTGGGCTGTCCTTCCTGAGTTCTGGATTTGCCTTCTGGAGCCACGATATTGGTGGGTTCGAAGATGGTCCCGATACGCCTACGCCAGATCTGTACAAGCGCTGGACGCAATTTGGCCTGTTATCTTCCCACAGTCGTTACCATGGTAGCAATGTTTACCGGGTACCATGGAACTTCGATGACGAAGCCGTTGATAACACGCGGAAGTTCGTTAACTTGAAGTTGTCCTTAATGCCTTACCTGTACACGCAAGCCGCTCACGATACGGCCTACGGGAACCCCGTAATGCGGCCAATGTGGTTCGAATTCCAAGACGACCTGTCTACCCATACGTTGGATAACCAATACATGTTTGGGAGTCAATTACTGGTTGCCCCAGTCTTCAACCATGAAGGTCACGTCAACCTCTACCTGCCAGCCGGCAAGTGGACCAGCATTATTGACGACAATGAATTCTACGATATCAAAGACGGTAAGTGGCTCAGCTTGAACTACGACGAATTAAGCCTGCCAGTCTTGGCTCGCGACAACACCATTCTTTTGCGGAATCCAAAGGCCGTTCACGCCGATTACGATTTCACCAAAGACTTGGACATTCACCTCTTCGATATGCATGAAGGAACGACCAGCACGACTGTCGTTGACCAAAAGGGTCACGACGCTGGCAAGGTCACGGTTGAACGCCACGGTAATGAACTCAAGGTTAGTGCTACCGGCTTGACTGGTTCCAACACGATCCTAGTTCACGAAAACGGTAAAGTTACGAAGGCTGCCTTATCTGGCGACACTGTAACCATCAACCTGTAA
- a CDS encoding glycoside-pentoside-hexuronide (GPH):cation symporter, translated as MSENAPKVAVTTKNMVPWNERIAYSFSDFACNLSFQMVGTYLMIFYTDTFGLSAAAVGTLFLVARIVDAFDGPFWGIMIDHTHTKWGKSRPYWLWFSIPFAVFCVLVFTTPSMSLTWKLVWAYITYIGVDVLYSAVNIPITSILPSLTSNPQERVTLSTIRQFMGTAGATIITGITLTMVAFFGHGSTTSARGWFIWALIVGVIVVIIFGFVFKYTTERVQTKSSRKSIPIKDSLRALKRNWPWAIIIFINFIYWMGMQTRSQVTVYFFKYNMHDATLASFVLSLQIVALVAVVLTPWTSKLIGKRNTMLVGMILAVIGQLMLSFGANNLSVTMIIIATIVGYLGTGYVSGLIAVMLADAVDYGEWKNGVRAEGIVTSFSSFSAKLGMGIGGVITGWILSATGYVANQTQTAGALHGIELNYIWVPLLGFALSGIALLFYHVDGIEGKMQSDLAEKHARENAEDDDD; from the coding sequence ATGAGTGAAAATGCTCCTAAAGTCGCCGTTACCACGAAGAACATGGTGCCATGGAATGAACGAATCGCTTATAGTTTTAGTGATTTCGCCTGCAACCTGTCCTTCCAAATGGTCGGGACGTACTTAATGATTTTCTACACTGATACTTTTGGTCTCAGTGCCGCAGCTGTTGGGACGTTGTTCCTGGTTGCCCGGATCGTGGATGCCTTTGATGGGCCATTCTGGGGAATCATGATTGACCATACACATACTAAGTGGGGGAAGAGTCGGCCGTACTGGTTATGGTTCTCCATTCCATTTGCCGTCTTCTGTGTCCTGGTCTTTACCACGCCAAGCATGAGCTTAACGTGGAAATTAGTTTGGGCGTACATAACCTATATTGGGGTTGATGTCCTTTACTCGGCCGTCAATATTCCGATTACTTCTATCTTGCCATCATTAACTAGCAATCCTCAAGAACGGGTTACGTTGTCTACGATTCGGCAATTCATGGGAACTGCCGGTGCCACCATCATTACTGGGATTACCTTAACGATGGTTGCCTTCTTCGGTCATGGTTCAACGACGAGTGCTCGTGGCTGGTTCATCTGGGCCTTGATTGTTGGGGTTATCGTTGTGATTATCTTCGGCTTTGTCTTCAAGTACACGACTGAACGGGTTCAAACCAAGAGCTCCCGGAAGTCTATTCCAATCAAAGATTCTCTGCGTGCCTTGAAGCGTAACTGGCCATGGGCCATCATCATCTTCATCAACTTTATCTACTGGATGGGGATGCAGACGCGTTCACAAGTTACGGTTTACTTCTTCAAGTACAACATGCACGATGCAACGTTAGCTTCATTTGTTCTGAGTTTACAAATCGTTGCCTTGGTTGCCGTGGTCTTAACACCATGGACCTCCAAGTTAATCGGTAAGCGGAACACCATGTTAGTTGGGATGATTCTTGCCGTTATTGGTCAATTGATGTTGAGCTTTGGTGCGAACAACTTGAGTGTCACGATGATCATTATCGCGACGATCGTTGGGTACTTAGGAACTGGTTACGTTTCTGGTTTGATCGCTGTTATGTTGGCCGATGCCGTTGACTATGGTGAATGGAAGAACGGTGTCCGTGCCGAAGGGATTGTTACCTCATTCTCCAGTTTCAGTGCCAAGTTAGGTATGGGTATTGGTGGTGTGATCACTGGTTGGATTTTATCTGCCACTGGTTACGTTGCCAACCAAACCCAAACTGCAGGCGCCCTGCATGGGATTGAATTGAACTACATTTGGGTGCCACTGTTAGGCTTCGCCCTTTCCGGAATTGCCCTGTTGTTCTACCACGTAGATGGTATTGAAGGCAAGATGCAAAGTGACTTAGCTGAAAAGCATGCCCGTGAAAATGCGGAAGATGATGACGACTAA
- a CDS encoding ROK family transcriptional regulator codes for MIINKDVMRDHNERSVLQAIVNHGPISRNEISKLLGLNKVTVSDIVGRFIERKLVSSQGEAAAKPGSGRRAELVAFNATYGYVINFSISGDVLRMVVTQLDGRALEHSESPLHCPNVDEIISKMTDMIEQLPTFEVDNGLQAISIAIFGSVYQGEIVTSPFVDFGDFDLVGYFKQHYHVPVILENEANLSAVFEQDFSKQELQSIVSVSIHEGIGAGILVNKQLYRGNYGRAGEIGQIAIQRPGERRQRLANLPSFDSEWSEAAVLRKAAKLKGVKHYTLSELVTAMNQDDAAIAGLLEDFCYYLAMVTSDLIAAYDPQMVFFNSPLIERLPEILKNIQMKLSYMPLVPPLVMSKDAKDATLLGGASLAIHQVLDMPNTRLIFHH; via the coding sequence ATGATTATCAATAAGGATGTGATGCGCGATCACAATGAGCGTTCGGTACTCCAAGCCATTGTGAACCATGGGCCCATTTCGCGAAACGAAATTTCCAAGTTACTCGGCTTAAATAAGGTGACGGTGTCCGACATTGTTGGGCGGTTCATCGAACGTAAGCTGGTCTCCAGTCAGGGGGAGGCCGCTGCCAAGCCAGGCAGTGGTCGACGCGCAGAATTGGTGGCGTTTAACGCCACGTACGGCTACGTGATTAACTTCAGCATTTCCGGAGATGTTCTCCGCATGGTGGTGACCCAACTGGACGGCCGGGCCTTGGAACACAGCGAAAGTCCCTTGCATTGCCCCAACGTTGATGAGATTATTTCGAAAATGACGGATATGATCGAGCAGCTGCCGACCTTTGAAGTCGACAATGGCCTTCAAGCCATCTCGATCGCCATCTTCGGTAGTGTCTATCAGGGTGAAATCGTCACGTCACCGTTTGTCGATTTTGGCGACTTTGACCTTGTGGGCTACTTTAAGCAGCACTACCACGTGCCAGTCATCCTGGAAAATGAGGCCAACCTCTCTGCCGTCTTCGAGCAAGATTTCAGTAAGCAAGAGCTTCAGAGCATCGTGTCCGTCAGTATCCATGAGGGCATCGGTGCCGGAATTCTGGTGAACAAGCAACTCTACCGTGGCAATTACGGTCGGGCCGGCGAGATCGGTCAGATTGCGATTCAGCGGCCGGGTGAACGACGCCAGCGGTTGGCTAATCTCCCCAGTTTTGACAGTGAGTGGTCCGAGGCGGCCGTGTTGCGCAAGGCAGCCAAGCTTAAGGGTGTCAAGCACTACACGTTATCAGAGCTGGTGACGGCGATGAATCAGGATGATGCGGCTATTGCTGGGTTGTTGGAGGATTTCTGCTACTACCTGGCGATGGTGACCAGCGACTTGATTGCCGCTTACGATCCGCAGATGGTCTTCTTCAACTCACCGTTGATTGAACGATTGCCGGAAATCTTGAAAAACATCCAGATGAAGCTGAGCTATATGCCGCTGGTACCGCCGCTGGTAATGTCCAAGGACGCAAAGGATGCGACCTTACTGGGCGGTGCATCGCTGGCCATTCATCAGGTGTTGGATATGCCAAATACACGTTTGATTTTTCATCATTAG
- a CDS encoding 6-phospho-beta-glucosidase, translated as MTKQSVPAGFLWGGAVAAHQVEGAYNVGGKGLSVADVMTAAGTHDERKITPGVQPGEFYPNHEAVDFYHRYPEDVKLFAEMGFKSFRTSIAWSRIFPQGDELEPNEEGLKFYDRLFDECHKYGIEPVVTLSHFEMPYHLVTEYGGFRSRKTITFFTRFARAVFTRYQDKVKYWLTFNEINNQTNYDREFTLFTNSGFQVKPGEDAEAIMYQAAHYEVVASSLAVQIGHSINPDFQIGAMVAFSPVYPATDKPRDVFKAQRAMQARFWFSDVQVEGVYPTWLTHYFQAKHFDLDITPADLANLKAGTVDYLGFSYYMSFATQASDHEDDQFSYNESQDLVTNQFVPQSDWGWQVDPEGLRYALNWMNDRYHLPLFIVENGIGAIDQLTDDHQIHDQYRIGYLRDHIEQMELAINEDGVDVMGYTPWSAIDIVSASTGQLSKRYGFIYVDRNDDGSGSLARYRKDSFYWYQRVIATNGADLGETVGEKDESKA; from the coding sequence TTGACCAAACAAAGTGTACCAGCAGGATTCTTATGGGGCGGCGCCGTCGCTGCCCACCAAGTGGAAGGGGCCTACAATGTAGGGGGCAAGGGCCTCAGTGTCGCCGACGTCATGACGGCGGCCGGCACCCACGATGAACGGAAGATCACGCCCGGCGTGCAGCCCGGTGAATTCTACCCCAATCATGAGGCCGTTGATTTCTATCACCGCTACCCCGAGGACGTGAAGTTATTTGCCGAAATGGGCTTTAAGAGCTTCCGAACCTCGATCGCCTGGTCGCGGATCTTTCCGCAGGGGGATGAACTGGAACCCAACGAAGAGGGGCTCAAATTCTACGACCGATTGTTCGATGAATGCCACAAGTATGGGATCGAACCGGTCGTGACGCTCTCGCACTTTGAGATGCCATATCACCTAGTCACCGAGTATGGAGGCTTCCGTAGCCGCAAGACGATTACTTTCTTTACGCGGTTCGCTCGGGCCGTCTTTACCCGCTACCAAGATAAGGTCAAGTACTGGCTGACCTTTAACGAAATCAACAATCAGACCAACTACGACCGTGAGTTCACGCTCTTCACCAACTCCGGGTTCCAGGTCAAGCCTGGCGAGGATGCCGAGGCCATTATGTACCAGGCCGCGCACTACGAGGTTGTCGCCAGCTCTCTGGCCGTTCAGATTGGACACAGTATCAATCCCGACTTCCAGATTGGCGCCATGGTGGCCTTTTCACCAGTTTACCCGGCAACGGATAAGCCACGAGATGTCTTCAAGGCCCAACGCGCGATGCAGGCCCGTTTCTGGTTCTCCGACGTTCAGGTGGAAGGGGTCTACCCTACCTGGCTGACACACTACTTCCAGGCCAAGCATTTCGACCTAGACATCACACCGGCAGACCTTGCCAACTTGAAGGCGGGCACCGTGGACTATCTAGGCTTCAGCTACTACATGTCCTTTGCCACCCAGGCTAGCGATCACGAGGATGACCAATTCTCCTACAACGAATCGCAAGACCTGGTCACCAACCAATTCGTACCGCAATCCGATTGGGGCTGGCAAGTTGACCCCGAAGGTTTACGGTACGCGCTGAACTGGATGAACGACCGCTACCATCTACCACTCTTCATCGTGGAAAATGGGATTGGCGCCATCGACCAGTTGACCGATGACCACCAGATTCACGACCAGTACCGGATTGGCTACCTGCGCGACCACATTGAACAAATGGAACTGGCCATCAACGAAGACGGCGTGGATGTCATGGGCTACACACCTTGGAGTGCCATCGACATCGTGTCGGCTAGCACCGGGCAACTCTCGAAGCGTTACGGCTTCATTTACGTCGACCGGAACGACGATGGCAGTGGCAGCCTCGCCCGTTACCGCAAGGATTCCTTCTACTGGTACCAACGCGTCATCGCCACGAACGGCGCAGATCTCGGTGAGACAGTGGGTGAAAAAGATGAAAGCAAAGCCTGA
- a CDS encoding ROK family protein: MKAKPEPLLVIDIGGTTVKYGVWMRQHLTRKDRFATPDNWPDLLTAIVRVKTALKLPFVGVAVSLPGSVDTAAGKISGTSAVDYLNGFPIVDTLRTALKLPVSIQNDANCAALAEAWQGNASTLRDVALLVIGTGIGGAVVMDGQLVTGRQNFTGEFGYQVMNERGETLSELGSPVHMAKRYQQLTNGPAVSARDVYQAAANGDRLAQRCIEDMLNWLSRAAFNVFVGLNPQRLLIGGGISERPGFVTDLQRRIQRLMHQHGAPLTADVQPCKFHNDANLIGAVYQFYLDNQTVQPAPVTMS; encoded by the coding sequence ATGAAAGCAAAGCCTGAACCACTCTTAGTGATTGATATTGGCGGCACGACCGTTAAATACGGTGTCTGGATGCGGCAGCACTTGACGCGTAAGGACCGTTTCGCCACGCCGGATAACTGGCCGGATCTGTTGACGGCCATCGTCCGGGTCAAGACGGCGCTGAAGTTGCCGTTTGTTGGGGTTGCCGTTAGCCTTCCCGGAAGCGTGGATACGGCGGCTGGTAAGATTTCCGGCACCAGCGCCGTGGACTACCTGAATGGGTTCCCTATCGTCGATACGTTGCGCACGGCGTTGAAACTGCCGGTGAGCATCCAAAATGACGCCAACTGTGCCGCGCTGGCCGAGGCCTGGCAGGGTAACGCCAGTACGCTGCGTGACGTCGCACTCCTGGTGATTGGCACGGGGATCGGCGGGGCCGTCGTGATGGACGGCCAACTGGTCACTGGTCGGCAAAATTTTACCGGTGAATTCGGCTATCAGGTCATGAACGAACGCGGTGAGACCCTCAGTGAGCTGGGAAGTCCCGTGCACATGGCTAAACGCTATCAACAGTTGACAAATGGTCCGGCCGTCTCCGCTCGCGATGTCTATCAAGCGGCCGCTAACGGCGATCGCTTAGCTCAGCGGTGTATCGAAGACATGCTGAATTGGTTGAGTCGTGCGGCCTTTAACGTGTTCGTCGGTCTCAATCCCCAACGTCTGTTGATTGGCGGCGGGATCTCGGAGCGGCCGGGATTCGTCACGGATCTTCAGCGTCGAATTCAGCGGCTAATGCACCAGCACGGCGCACCATTGACCGCAGATGTTCAGCCCTGCAAATTTCACAACGATGCCAACCTGATTGGTGCCGTTTATCAATTTTATTTAGACAACCAGACCGTTCAACCGGCTCCCGTCACGATGTCGTGA
- a CDS encoding alpha/beta hydrolase: protein MKTWQKIVAGTTAVAAVSAVSVLGGAAVVYQAATKSFSRNRIKTKRRAIAENTAADNAWYLRHDPVEWTQTSLDGLILRASLVQAEHPSKRVAILAHGLGHAREQMIPYARVFHSWGYHVLMPDARAHGESEGHTIGYGWPDRLDYTGWINQVIAKYGDDCEIVLMGISMGAATVMATAGEDLPHNVKAVIADSGYASVLAEARFRIRHKYHLPTYPIVPIADQYSRLAEGYRLADGDIAEQLRHTHLPLLLIQGANDQTVPVENLDVLYRAAAGPKEKYRDPQAAHIATRAADPAKYDQLMADFLKKYVD from the coding sequence ATGAAAACTTGGCAAAAAATCGTAGCTGGAACGACCGCCGTTGCCGCGGTCAGCGCGGTCAGCGTCTTGGGTGGTGCGGCCGTGGTCTATCAGGCCGCCACCAAATCGTTTAGCCGCAACCGCATCAAGACCAAACGACGAGCTATCGCCGAGAATACGGCGGCGGACAATGCCTGGTATCTACGCCACGATCCCGTGGAGTGGACCCAAACGAGTCTTGACGGGTTAATCCTGCGGGCGAGTCTGGTGCAAGCCGAGCATCCGAGCAAGCGGGTGGCCATCTTGGCCCATGGCCTGGGCCACGCCCGCGAGCAGATGATTCCCTATGCGCGGGTCTTTCATAGCTGGGGCTACCACGTCCTAATGCCGGACGCCCGGGCCCACGGTGAGAGTGAGGGGCACACGATTGGCTATGGGTGGCCCGACCGATTGGATTACACGGGCTGGATTAACCAGGTTATCGCCAAGTATGGGGATGACTGCGAGATCGTCTTGATGGGTATCTCCATGGGGGCCGCGACCGTCATGGCGACGGCCGGCGAGGACTTGCCGCACAACGTGAAAGCCGTGATTGCCGACTCCGGGTACGCCTCCGTCTTGGCCGAGGCGCGCTTCCGGATTCGCCATAAATACCATTTACCTACGTACCCGATTGTCCCCATCGCCGACCAGTATTCGCGCTTGGCCGAGGGCTACCGGCTGGCCGACGGGGACATTGCCGAGCAGTTGCGGCACACGCATTTACCGTTACTGCTGATTCAGGGTGCCAACGACCAGACGGTGCCAGTGGAGAACCTGGACGTGCTCTATCGCGCGGCGGCGGGGCCTAAGGAGAAGTATCGTGACCCGCAAGCGGCCCATATTGCGACCAGAGCAGCGGACCCCGCGAAGTATGATCAGTTAATGGCGGATTTCTTGAAAAAGTATGTGGATTAA
- a CDS encoding zinc ABC transporter substrate-binding protein, which produces MSRLKHETHNFRWRGLWAVLAILMVGVALSGCGATSTTKRAPNHIQVVATLGFYGEAAQAILGDRGQVTTVINSPSIDAESYEPDVKTAKLVAKADVVIENGLGYDSWMDRVVAANDDAQTKKLTIGTLMGKKTGDNPHLWTDPTTMVKVTRHLVTQFSKLEPKHAAEFKRRGAAYERQLAVLPRLAQRLARHSNHQQVAVSEPVFDFALKAMGYRISDSHFAQSIEEDSDPTPADITDLQDQIKHHRIAFFVENTQNTSKNVTAMVNLAKRHNIPIVKVTETMPVHQSYRTWMLKQYQQVQRIQAKEGQS; this is translated from the coding sequence ATGAGTCGATTGAAGCATGAGACACACAATTTTCGCTGGCGCGGGCTATGGGCCGTGCTGGCTATCTTAATGGTGGGAGTTGCCCTGAGTGGCTGTGGGGCGACGTCCACCACTAAGCGTGCCCCCAATCACATCCAGGTGGTCGCAACGCTGGGGTTCTATGGTGAAGCAGCGCAGGCTATTCTAGGCGACCGCGGACAGGTGACCACGGTCATCAATAGTCCCAGCATTGATGCCGAGAGTTATGAGCCGGACGTGAAGACGGCTAAGCTGGTCGCTAAGGCCGATGTCGTGATAGAGAATGGCCTGGGTTACGATAGCTGGATGGACCGTGTTGTCGCGGCTAACGATGACGCTCAGACGAAGAAGCTCACGATTGGCACGCTCATGGGGAAGAAGACGGGGGACAATCCGCATCTCTGGACCGATCCAACGACGATGGTCAAGGTCACGCGGCACCTCGTTACCCAATTCAGCAAGCTGGAACCCAAGCACGCCGCCGAATTTAAGCGACGGGGCGCGGCCTATGAACGCCAGCTCGCGGTCTTACCGCGGTTGGCCCAGAGATTGGCCCGACACAGCAACCACCAGCAGGTTGCGGTGAGCGAACCCGTCTTTGATTTTGCCTTAAAGGCGATGGGCTACCGGATCAGCGATAGCCATTTTGCCCAGTCGATTGAGGAAGATAGCGACCCGACACCGGCCGACATCACCGACTTGCAAGATCAGATTAAGCACCACCGAATCGCCTTTTTCGTGGAAAATACACAAAATACCAGTAAAAATGTGACGGCGATGGTCAATCTGGCGAAACGCCACAACATCCCCATCGTCAAGGTCACGGAGACCATGCCGGTGCATCAGAGCTACCGGACGTGGATGTTGAAGCAGTACCAGCAAGTCCAACGCATTCAAGCTAAGGAGGGACAGTCGTAA
- a CDS encoding ABC transporter ATP-binding protein, with protein MASAPILKLEHLGVTFPNHPVFSDLNLTIRQGEVWSIIGKNGVGKTTLMRTILHQLRPTHGKITYLPSQNEVTIGYVPQFRNIDADYPLTIKDFVGLNLTGWKLPWLSAKERAKVAKILDQTGLRQLAKRPIGQASGGEKQKAYLAQALVEAPNLLILDESTASLDPVTKTELLDLVAELNQRLHLTVLFVTHDIPMAQKYTQHYLMLTPSGIEQGPIEKLTTEKVWEGENV; from the coding sequence ATGGCCAGTGCACCCATTTTAAAATTAGAACATCTCGGGGTGACCTTTCCCAACCATCCCGTCTTTAGCGACCTCAACCTGACGATTCGCCAAGGTGAGGTCTGGAGTATTATTGGCAAGAACGGTGTGGGGAAGACTACGCTGATGCGGACTATCCTGCACCAGCTACGGCCCACCCACGGTAAGATTACCTACTTACCGAGCCAAAATGAGGTGACGATCGGCTACGTGCCGCAATTTCGAAACATTGACGCCGACTATCCATTAACCATCAAGGACTTCGTCGGGTTGAACCTGACCGGGTGGAAGCTACCCTGGCTGTCGGCCAAGGAGCGGGCCAAGGTGGCTAAAATTCTGGACCAGACGGGTTTACGCCAACTGGCCAAGCGACCGATCGGGCAGGCCTCCGGTGGGGAAAAGCAAAAGGCTTATCTGGCGCAAGCTTTGGTGGAAGCACCCAACCTGTTGATTTTAGATGAATCGACGGCCAGCTTGGACCCCGTGACCAAGACGGAGTTGCTGGACCTCGTTGCCGAGCTAAACCAGCGGCTTCATCTGACCGTGCTCTTTGTCACGCACGATATTCCGATGGCTCAGAAGTATACGCAACACTACTTGATGTTGACGCCTAGTGGCATCGAGCAGGGACCGATTGAGAAGTTGACGACTGAAAAGGTGTGGGAGGGCGAAAATGTTTAG
- a CDS encoding metal ABC transporter permease translates to MFSYEFMRNAFAAGTIIAIICGIMGVFVIARNMSFLTHTLSEIGFSGAAFGVFAGWAPLNGMLLFTVVSSVIVGQLSARSERREAATSAISALFIGLGILFLSLANKNASYATSILFGSVIGISAGDVRQMLWLSLFVLIVIFVIYRFLKFDSFDHTGARVKGLWTNVLSITFLVLLALSVSVAAQIVGSLLIFILLTLPAATAKYFAHTVGGMMVLAIALALIGVWSGLVLSYVTNFPVSFFIAAIEAIFYFIALGWQRLQTAE, encoded by the coding sequence ATGTTTAGTTATGAATTTATGCGCAACGCCTTCGCGGCTGGGACCATCATCGCCATTATCTGTGGGATCATGGGCGTCTTTGTCATCGCGCGGAACATGTCGTTTCTGACGCACACGTTGTCCGAGATTGGCTTCTCTGGGGCGGCCTTCGGGGTCTTCGCCGGTTGGGCCCCCTTAAACGGGATGTTGCTGTTTACGGTCGTCAGCTCGGTAATTGTCGGGCAGTTGTCGGCACGCTCCGAACGACGCGAGGCGGCCACCAGTGCCATTTCTGCGCTGTTTATTGGACTGGGAATTTTATTTCTGTCATTGGCCAATAAGAATGCCAGCTATGCCACCAGCATTTTATTCGGGAGTGTCATTGGGATTAGCGCCGGTGACGTCCGACAAATGTTGTGGTTGTCGCTGTTCGTCCTGATTGTGATCTTCGTGATCTATCGGTTCTTGAAGTTCGATTCGTTTGATCACACGGGGGCGCGGGTCAAGGGACTGTGGACCAACGTCCTGTCGATTACCTTCTTGGTCCTGCTGGCGCTAAGTGTCAGTGTGGCCGCTCAAATCGTGGGGTCCCTGTTGATTTTTATTCTATTGACCCTACCGGCGGCCACGGCGAAGTACTTCGCCCACACGGTCGGCGGCATGATGGTGCTAGCGATTGCCCTAGCTCTGATCGGGGTGTGGAGCGGCCTGGTCCTGAGCTACGTGACCAACTTCCCCGTGTCCTTCTTCATCGCGGCGATCGAGGCCATCTTCTACTTTATCGCATTGGGCTGGCAACGGCTTCAAACGGCAGAATAG